AGATGCAATATAAACAGAGAATAATAAAAAACATGAAAAACCGAGCTAAACAATTTGGCCTGAAACTGGTGGAAGCAGCTGATGTGGCTGGGACTGATATTGCTGTGCCATCAACAATATAATTTAAAGTTTATTGGGAGTCAATATGTTTTTTATATTCAGCAACATAATTTCTGCCTTGATAGGCAAGCGTAAGTTTATAAACTCCGTCTGGTTTATGAAGGCTTTCTGTAAGTATATCCTTTGCCCATTGTTCGTAATTATTCCATTTTTTGTTGAAGCATCCCCTTATGGGGAAGAAAACATGGGGGGTGAAAAGCCGGGCAGCTTCTTTGTGAGTAGCAAAGACAGCGCTAAACTTGTCTATGGTAAAATTATTGAAAAGATTAAAACTGAAATCTCGGTCAAAGGATTTTCTAAACTCGGCAGCAGCATTGGCTTGACGGACTTTATGGTTATTTCTCCAAGCAAAATACGCCCCGATACAAGCGAGAATCAGGAGGCCGATGAAAGTGTTGAAAGTCAATTTGATATCCTTATTTGGTTTATAATAATTGTTTTGTTCCCGCTATATTATGCTTCATCAAAAAGCATATAGAGAGATTAATTATATACCCCATCGTCTAAAGAGGATTTTTTTTTGTTTATATTTTCTGATGAACTTTTTTTACAGTTAATAGGGTTGGGATACATATAAGTACAATGATATTCGATGCCTTCACATGTTGCGGTGAAGTTATGAATACCACGATAAACGGTTTCATTCGTTATTATTATTTGATTTGGTGGGCATCCAATAGATCCGGATGCTAAAGATTTTGATATTCTTGCGGAAGTGCAACCATTGATTAACGGTCCAAAAATAGCAATTATTACTATAAACTTAAATACTTTGCCCATGTTATTCTCCTATATGTTATTAAAAGTTTTATAACAGGTGGTTATGCGATTTATCAACGTCTTTTAACGTAACTAAATAGTTTTTTTGCACAGGAGATTAAATGTCTAAGATTTTCTTCATTAATCGTAGCAACCCCGGTAGCAGTATCATATGTGCTTATATCTTGCTTGGCGTTCTCATATTTGCCAACGGCCATGCGGAAGCGTGCTCGTTTATAAATCGGGATGTAATGCTCAATCAACAAACAAACTATAGTATGCGGATACAGCATGTCCTCCGTGTTTAATCTGGTTACTAAGAGATGTAAACAGATCTACAGAGATGTTGTTAAATTCTTTCCGCTTATCACGTCCAATGGCTTGCCAGTTTCCAAAGATAATCCCAATAATGAGAGTAATGAAGCTAAAGACGACACTGTAACTATTGAAACTTTGAAGGAACTCGGTAAACATTTATTGAGACTCCTTTTCTTTTTTTTGGTTGGGTTTTTCTTAGGCGGTGGTTTTACATGGTCTCCATTCTACAGAAAAGAATAACAAGTGATTATAAAGTTTTGGATAGCTTTACCATTGTAAGAAACTCTGGAAAGATTAAAAACAAATTATTCTAAAACCAAAAGTTAGCTACACAAAACTTGTAATTTATTTATTTTATTATATTCAATAATTATATAGCTTATTAACAGATTTTTTATGGTAATATTTTTCTATCTTTATGTATATCATTCAATTTTACGGTTCATATAGAAGGATGATTCATTTACATTGAATCCTCAATATCCCGCATAGCCTGCCCTAAAAAAACAAAAGCCCCTTGCTTCAATTATCTGAAGATCGGGGCTTTATTGTATCCGGTCATTCTTAATCCTTTTAAGAGTAAAAAGCTAAAACGATATAACGGATTATTTATTGAAGATTCTATATTGAAAGCAACGGGAAATCTTCGACAATAATGAGCAACTATACATAAATTCCGCTAACATTTTGCTTTAATTAAATCAATAAATATTTAAAAAGTATTAGAGATTTCTTATTATCAATATAATGTAAATTTAACGTGACACTTTAAATTTGCATCGTATTTTGCCCATATAATTTTCACTTATGCCGGTATTCCTTTGAATGTAAAGAGCCCCGGTATAGGGCAAGGCAATTGAAGTAAATTATCAGAAGATTGGCAAAAACCGCCTTGATAAGGCAAGATGTTTATGAGATAGTAATCACAATAAGGATAAATAAATAAAACCGAGATAGACTGAGCATGCTGCTATCACCCAAACCGGCAAAAAGCGTATGATGGAAATTCAATACTCTGAAAAAGCAGTAAAGCAAATAAACAAAATATATAAAGGTGATAAAAAAAGCGCCGGTATGATATTAAAAACCATAGAAGCCTATGCAAAAAATCCCGAAGAGAAATTTGACGTTAAAGTATTGAAGGGTAAATATGGAGAATTTAAAAGACTTCGGGCAGGAACCTATAGAATTATATTTGAAGACAATGGTAACATTATTTTGATTTATGAAATAAAACATAGGCAGGGAGCTTATAATGATTAAGACACAAATAATAAAAGAAGACAATAAACCTGTGGCCGTTATCCTGGATTATAAAGAATATTTGAGATTAAAGGAAGTTGAACAGGATAAAATCGATTATTTATCCGCCGTTGAAGTTAAAATAAAAAATAAAAAATGGCTATCTCATGGTGATCTTAAAAAAACATTGGGTTTAGATTGAAGTAATGGTTCCCGGAAGAGTAAAACCTCCTTGCCGCCTTGCTATCTCTTTGAATGCAACCCGGTATTAGAGAGAGTAAAAAAACCAAAACAAGATAAGGGGTTACTTATTCCTGTATAAAATAGAACAGCTTGTCCAATGAACATAAATTTAAAATTGGCTAACACTTTGGATAAATTAAATCAATAATTATTTATATTGAAAATTATTCAAAAACTATTCTTTCAACTACTGCAACATTGCCTCTACTTACCGTATTCCCGTTTCTTTTCTTTTACCGTAAATCCAATTTTCAAATTCTTCTATTGACAGCTCAAACATGAAGTCAGGAGGGAAGCGGTCAATGTTTCTTCTGACCGCCTGTTTTAGGACTTTTGTCTCTACTTCGTAGAGCTCTGCTAAGTCTCTATCAAGCATAACCTTTGAATCCCTTATAAAGTATATTTTGCTGACAATTGTTTCTGCCGGTAATAATTCAGTCATTGCTATGATCCTTCGGGTTTAATATCCGCATTTCCTCTTACGTTTGGATCTTATAGTTTTTTTTATAAATAAGACGGGGATTTTCCATAATAACGGTTGTATCGGGCCTTACAGATTCGGTTATCCAGACATTTCCGCCGATCACAGAACGTTTTCCTATTACGGTATTTCCACCAAGTATCGTGGCCCCCGCATAAATAATCACATCATTTTCTATTGTCGGATGCCGTTTTTTTCCTTTAAGAAGTATACCGGCGTCTTTTGGAAGTGAAAGAGCTCCCAGTGTTACGCCCTGGTATATACGAACATTTTTGCCGATAACAGATGTTTCACCTATTACTACCCCTGTGCCGTGATCAATCGTAAAGCTTTCGCCAATTGTTGCTCCCGGATGTATATCTATACCTGTAAGACTGTGAGCATATTCGGTTATCATGCGCGGAAGAAGAGGTACACCGCTTTTAAAAAGTTTGTTGGCCAGCCTGTAAACCATTATGGCATAAAGGCCGGGGTAGCTGAAAATAATCTCATCATGGCTTGAAGCAGCAGGATCTCCGTCAAATGCAGCCTTTAAATCGGTTGCAAGTATTTTGCGGATAGACGGAATGGATTCAAGAAATTCTATGGCTATTTTATTTCCACGTTGGCTGCAATCGCTGCATTCCTGGCTATACCTGAAACAATCGTGTCTTATGCAGTTTGAGATCTGCTCCGAAACCATATCAAATAAAACGGAAACATTTTGACCCATGCAGTATTTAAGGTTTGCAGGATCAATCTTTTCTTTCGCAAAAAAACCCGGAAACAGAATTTCTTTCGATTTATTTATAATTTCAACAACAAATTCTCTTGAAGGGATTGGCTCATAATCAATATGCGTAAAACATTTTGTATCATAGCAACTTTTTATTATCTTTTCTGCAACCCCCGGAAGACGGGTTCTTGTTTTTAAAACCGAATCGGCATCTATTCTGCATTTTCTGTCGTCTTCAGATATTTTTTTCGGCATATATTTCTCCTCTAAAACCCATGAATACGCATATAATTACCGGATAAAATATTTGTGCGAACATTATCATCATCAACATACTTTAATATGAAATCATAATACTCGGCTGTCAGAGCCGGTTCATCGAATACTGTATCCGAACCGAACAAAACACGGTCGCTGTATGTTGTAATAAAATCCACATACTTTTTGCTGTCTTTTTTCATAAAGGGCAGCAGGGAAGAAAAATCTGTATAACAATTTTTGTATTGATCCATTAACTGTGATATGAGTTTTCTTGAAGAACCAAAATGCGGAATTACTACAGGATGCTTCGGATATGCCTGAAGAACTTCTTTTACAAAATCATTGTACTTTCTAAGATCGGCATGAAAGATTACCGGCCAGCCGAAACTTACCGCCTGCTCTGTCATATTTATTATAAGCTTCTCCGATTCTTTTACCGAACGTTTGAAATAATTCTCCCAACCTATAATGCCAAGCTCCTTGTCTTCTTCCGGAACATATAAAATTTTTAACCCTTTGAATCCGCTTTTGCGATATGGTATAAGATCAACTGACTGACCTTCTATAAACCGGGTATCAAGATATGGAAAAATATTAAACTCATCTTCATTTATTTTTTTTGCAGTTGAAATGTCAAATCCTGATCCTTCATTGAAAAAAAAGGAATCACCTGTTCTGTCATGGTAAGCGACAGGAATTAATTTTAAAAGATTATTTATATCATCGGGGTGATAGGCTACAATGATAACAGCGACTCCTCTTAAACCCCGATCTATCAGAGACTGCCACTTGGGCCTCACAGGCTCAAAAGAACCTGTCCAGAAAAAATGAACGTGTCCGTCATAAAATATCATTTTACATTTCCTTATCTGATTGGTAAATGCCCGTTCCCTCTCTCAGATTCCCCCTTAGCAAAGGGGGATTAAGGGGGTTGTAATAAAATACGGAACAACCCCCTGGCCCCCTTTTTTAAGGGGGAATTTACTGTGATTTGTTTTTTATACGGGGGTTGATTATGTCATTTCCAAATGTGGTTACCCTACGGCAACTGTTTACCCACGCAAAACAGCGAAAAGCCGTATTTGCTGATTTCATGTTAAGCATTTTTTCCAAGATGGAAAAAGAATATCCTCATATACCTTACACTCGAAAGTATAAGCGCAAATCCTATTGCCGCATATACTATCGATAAATAAATCTTGGGAATTGTTGAATTCCGGACAATTATTCCTATTACTGCCATTACTGCCACATTTATATAACTCTTCCAGTCCATGAAAGAAAATATGCACTTTTTTTCTTTGGCAGGAAGTAATCGTCTTAAGTTTATATCTACAATTTTCAAAAATCCAAAATGGTGTATTAACAAAGATAATACAAAACTAATACCTGCTATCAACCAATAATTTATATTTTGTATTTCATGCAGCCAGTAATATGAAAAACTTAACAGCATTATTCCGCTGCAAATCCATATGAAACCGGCTATAAAAATTAAAGCCCGTTTATCTGCCGCAGGTTTGATTTTTCTCAGTTTTGTTATCATAAAATAAATATTATCCCAGTTTTTTCTTAAATCTTATTATTGCCGCAAGAAATAAACAACTGCCGAAAGTAACCAGTGAAAGAGTTTCAGGTATAAGATCTTTTATTGTAGTTCCTTTGAGATATATTTCCCGCAATATTATTATAAAGTAGCGAAGCGGGTTAAAAAGCGTGATCTTTTGTATTACATGGGGCATATTTGCAATAGGAATAAAAAAACCCGAAAGTAGTATGAAGCAAATCATGGTAAACCAGGCCAGAAACAGAGCCTGCTGCTGGGTATCCGCTATTGTAGAAATAAAAACACCGAGCCCTATCGTTGAAATTATAAAAATCATAGATTCAAATACCATAAGAAGAAGGCTGCCTTTAACTGCTATCCCGAAAATAAGATAGATGAAACCCATTGCAATATTTATCACAACAATGCCGAGAATGGAAAAAGGTATAATTTTACCGAGAACAAGCTGATATGATCTTATCGGTGTTACCATAAGCTGTTCCAGTGTCCCGATTTCCTTCTCGCGCACTATGCCCATACTTGTAAGAAACATCGTAATTATAAGAAGCATAATGGCGATGATTCCCGGTACAATATATGGTTTGCTTTCCAGATTTGGATTATACCAGAACCTTGGTTCCGTTTCCACTCTGTGAATATTTTTAACATGAAAACCTAAATCGGGAGAAGATTCTATCAGCCGTTTCTGATAGTTTTGCATAATTTCCGAAATATAACCAAGAGCCACTCCGGCGTAGTTTCCATCTACTCCATCAACAAGAACCTGAACATCCGGTTTTTTATTAAGCACTATATGCCGCTGGAAATGTTTTGGGATTACTATTGCAAGATTTGCTTTTCCTGAACTAAGGTAATCTGAAAGCTTGCTGTAGCTTTCTTCAAATCCTATAGTTTTAAAATATCCGCAGTGGACAAACTGAAGAACCAATTCTCTGCTGTATGGTGTCCTGTCCTGATCCTGAATGACAAGCTTTATATTTTTAACATCTGTTGTAATAGCGTTTCCAAGAATAACAATTTGAACCAGAGGAACTATAAAAATAATTCTAAGCATTGCCTTATCGCGAAAAACCTGCCTGAATTCTTTTTGAACAAGATAAAATATCTGGCGCATTTTATTATTCCAAAGTCATTTTAAAACGTTTAATTGCAATAGATATCATAAAAAGGCCGATAGCGGACAAAGCCGCCACCTGTTTCCAAAGCATCATAAACCCGGTTCCTTTGAGCATAATGCCACGTATGATGATTAAAAAATGAGTGGCAGGTATCAGATTTGATATTAGCCGAAGGGGAAGAGGCATACTTGCAATAGGAAAAATAAATCCGCTTAACATAATGGTCGGAAGAACGGTTGCCATAATAACCGCAAGCATCGCTGACTGCTGTGATTGTGCAGATGCGGAAATCATAAGGCCAAAACTCATTGCTACAAATATATACAAAAGCGCAAAAGCACTCATTAATATCAGGCTGCCGTTAATGGGCACTTTAAACAAAAACTTTGCAAAAAGAATGATTATGGTTCCGTTTAAAAAACCTAATGTTACATATGGGATTACTTTTCCTATTACTATTTCTACAGGATAAACCGGTGAAACCAGAATTTGTTCTAAAGTACCGGTTTCCTTTTCACGTGCAATGGCAATGGATGTTAATAATGCGCTTATAAGAAGAAGTATAAATGCCACAAGTCCGGGTACGAAAAACCTGGAGCTTTTTAAGTCAGGATTGAAAAATATCCGTGGTTCAAGATTTATTATTCCGGGAGTTTCGATGTTGATTTTCCCATTATATATCTGCATTACCTTGTTGCTGTAGTTATTTATAAATGTCGCAACATTTGAATCCGCGGCATCTATCAAAAGCTGTACTTTTGTTGTTTGCTTTGAGGTAAGGCTTTCGGAAAAATCTTTGGGAATTACCAGAACCATCTGGATTTTTCTTTCTTTAAACAAAGAATCTGTTTCGCTGCGTTTTATATCCATAAATTTTAATACAAAAAATTTATTTCCTGTAAAGCTTTGGATAAGCTCCCGGCTCTTTTGTGTTTTACTGTCATCGATTGTAGCAAAACTTATGTTTTTCATATCAAACGTAATGGCATAACCATATAGAATCACCATGACGATCGGCATAAGAATTATTATAATAAGAGAAACCTTATCTCTGAAAATATGTATATATTCTTTAATAATAAAATTTGTAATTCTTCGCAGTTTCATTTTTAATCTTACCCGACCAGTTCAACAAAAACATCCTGAATGGAATCTTTGCCATATTTCATTTTGAGGTCAGCAGGTGTTCCCATTTCTATTATTTTGCCTTTATGCATTATAGACAGCCTGTTGCAGTATTCGGCTTCATCCATGTAATGGGTTGTGACAAATACGGTTTTCCCGCTATTTGCGATTTCATAGATTATCCTCCAGAAGTTGCGCCGAGAAACAGGGTCAACTCCGCCTGTAGGCTCATCTAAAAATATAATGGGAGGATCATGAAGTAAAGAAGTACTTAATGCAAGTCTCTGTTTCCATCCCATAGGCAGGGTTTTGGTTAAAGAATTTTGCACATTTTCCAGATGAAGCTCGGATACAAGAAGCTTTGTTTTGTTCAGTATCTCTTTTCTGGATAAGCCGTATATTCCTCCGTAAAATTCAATATTCTCTTTGACTGTAAGATCTTCATAAAGAGAAAATTTCTGGCTCATGTAGCCTATATGTTTTTTTATGTTAGTACTATCTGTTTTGATATTAAAACCTGCAACATTAGCTTCACCTGATGTTGGTTTTAAAAGTCCGCAAAGTATTTTAATAGCCGTTGTTTTTCCGGCTCCGTTTGCTCCCAAAAAGCCGAATATTTCCCCTTTTTTTACTTCAAAAGAAATTTCATCCACCGCCACAAATTTTCCGAAATGGCGGCTAAGCTTTGATACGCTTACTGCAATATCAGTTTCCATTAACATTATTACCTTCAACAAGCGCTATAAACAAATCTTCAACCGATGGTTCTATCTGTGTTAAATCAAAGTTTTGTTTTAAAATGTCTTTAATATCTTCATTGATTTTTTCAGCAGATATATTTTTTGGAAAAGTAAGGTGAAGGCTGTCACCGAAAGACTGAACGGAAATTATACCTGTGATCTTTGCAATCGGGTCTATATTACTGATAAGATCCGTTCCGGAAAGCTTGTAGATATTATTATCTATACGACTGGTAAGCGTTTCGGGATTTCCGCAGGCAAGAATAACTCCTTCGTGCATAATTGCTATGCGATCGCATTTGAGCGCTTCATCCATGTATGGTGTAGACACAAGAATTGTAACGCCTTCGTTTTTTAATTCCTTCAAAATTATCCAGAATTCGTTTCTTGAAACAGGATCGACGCCGGTTGTAGGCTCATCAAGTATAAGCACAACAGGATCATGAATAAGAGTACATGATAGAGCAAGCTTTTGCTTCATACCTCCGGAAAGCTGTCCTGCAAGCCTTTTCGCAAAGGGTTCAAGATTGCTGAACTGAAAAAGCCTTTTTTTCCTTTCGGCGATTTCTTTTTTTGGAACTTCAAACAGTTTTGCGAAAAAATTCAGGTTCTGGTTTACGGAAAGATCGGGATATAAAGAAAACCTTTGAGGCATGTAGCCGGTTATGCTTCTGATTTTTCTTATATCTTTTGAAACATCAAGATTGTTGACATAAATTTCTCCTGTATCCGGTGCAATCAAGGTTACAAGAGCTCTTATGGTTGTGGTTTTTCCGGCTCCGTCCGGCCCTATCAGGCCAAACAATTCGCCTTTTTCGATATCTATGTTTAAGTTTGCAACCGCCTTTGTTTTACCGTAGGATTTTGAAAAATTTTTGATGCTTATTATAGGCAACATTATGATTCCCTGTTTACAATAACTGTAACAGGCATACCGATTTTTAAAATTCCGTCATCATTAGACACAGTAACTTTTGCGGCATATACCAAAGAAGCTTTTGTCTCTTCGGTAAGGATGGTTTTGGGAGTGAATTCCGATTGATCCGATATCCATGATACCCGGCCTTCCATTGTTTTATCCTCAATTCCGTCAATTTTAACCTGTACTTTCTGACCAAGCTTTATAAAAGGCAGGTTTTTTTCTTCTACATAAATTTTTGTCCATAGTGTAGATATATCAGCGATATCACATACGGGACTTCCTGTGGTAAGCAGTTCTCCGTTTTCAACATACCTTACCAATACCGTACCTGTAACAGGAGATGTAATTGTTGCATCTTTGAGCTGCTTATTAATGATATCTGATGCGGATTTCACCTGTTTTGCCTTGCTGTTAATTGCATCAATTGAAGACCGGATATAATTAACCTGCTCGTTTGCAGCGCCATATTGGGTTTTAAGATCATCAACATCCTGCTGCACGGCTGCATTTATCTTAAAAAGGTTTAAAAAGCGGTCATATTTAACTTTTATATTATCTC
The genomic region above belongs to Pseudomonadota bacterium and contains:
- a CDS encoding type II toxin-antitoxin system RelE/ParE family toxin, translated to MMEIQYSEKAVKQINKIYKGDKKSAGMILKTIEAYAKNPEEKFDVKVLKGKYGEFKRLRAGTYRIIFEDNGNIILIYEIKHRQGAYND
- a CDS encoding ORF6N domain-containing protein codes for the protein MTELLPAETIVSKIYFIRDSKVMLDRDLAELYEVETKVLKQAVRRNIDRFPPDFMFELSIEEFENWIYGKRKETGIR
- a CDS encoding serine acetyltransferase, encoding MPKKISEDDRKCRIDADSVLKTRTRLPGVAEKIIKSCYDTKCFTHIDYEPIPSREFVVEIINKSKEILFPGFFAKEKIDPANLKYCMGQNVSVLFDMVSEQISNCIRHDCFRYSQECSDCSQRGNKIAIEFLESIPSIRKILATDLKAAFDGDPAASSHDEIIFSYPGLYAIMVYRLANKLFKSGVPLLPRMITEYAHSLTGIDIHPGATIGESFTIDHGTGVVIGETSVIGKNVRIYQGVTLGALSLPKDAGILLKGKKRHPTIENDVIIYAGATILGGNTVIGKRSVIGGNVWITESVRPDTTVIMENPRLIYKKNYKIQT
- a CDS encoding amidohydrolase, which codes for MIFYDGHVHFFWTGSFEPVRPKWQSLIDRGLRGVAVIIVAYHPDDINNLLKLIPVAYHDRTGDSFFFNEGSGFDISTAKKINEDEFNIFPYLDTRFIEGQSVDLIPYRKSGFKGLKILYVPEEDKELGIIGWENYFKRSVKESEKLIINMTEQAVSFGWPVIFHADLRKYNDFVKEVLQAYPKHPVVIPHFGSSRKLISQLMDQYKNCYTDFSSLLPFMKKDSKKYVDFITTYSDRVLFGSDTVFDEPALTAEYYDFILKYVDDDNVRTNILSGNYMRIHGF
- a CDS encoding ABC transporter permease, which translates into the protein MRQIFYLVQKEFRQVFRDKAMLRIIFIVPLVQIVILGNAITTDVKNIKLVIQDQDRTPYSRELVLQFVHCGYFKTIGFEESYSKLSDYLSSGKANLAIVIPKHFQRHIVLNKKPDVQVLVDGVDGNYAGVALGYISEIMQNYQKRLIESSPDLGFHVKNIHRVETEPRFWYNPNLESKPYIVPGIIAIMLLIITMFLTSMGIVREKEIGTLEQLMVTPIRSYQLVLGKIIPFSILGIVVINIAMGFIYLIFGIAVKGSLLLMVFESMIFIISTIGLGVFISTIADTQQQALFLAWFTMICFILLSGFFIPIANMPHVIQKITLFNPLRYFIIILREIYLKGTTIKDLIPETLSLVTFGSCLFLAAIIRFKKKLG
- a CDS encoding ABC transporter permease yields the protein MKLRRITNFIIKEYIHIFRDKVSLIIIILMPIVMVILYGYAITFDMKNISFATIDDSKTQKSRELIQSFTGNKFFVLKFMDIKRSETDSLFKERKIQMVLVIPKDFSESLTSKQTTKVQLLIDAADSNVATFINNYSNKVMQIYNGKINIETPGIINLEPRIFFNPDLKSSRFFVPGLVAFILLLISALLTSIAIAREKETGTLEQILVSPVYPVEIVIGKVIPYVTLGFLNGTIIILFAKFLFKVPINGSLILMSAFALLYIFVAMSFGLMISASAQSQQSAMLAVIMATVLPTIMLSGFIFPIASMPLPLRLISNLIPATHFLIIIRGIMLKGTGFMMLWKQVAALSAIGLFMISIAIKRFKMTLE
- a CDS encoding ABC transporter ATP-binding protein, with product METDIAVSVSKLSRHFGKFVAVDEISFEVKKGEIFGFLGANGAGKTTAIKILCGLLKPTSGEANVAGFNIKTDSTNIKKHIGYMSQKFSLYEDLTVKENIEFYGGIYGLSRKEILNKTKLLVSELHLENVQNSLTKTLPMGWKQRLALSTSLLHDPPIIFLDEPTGGVDPVSRRNFWRIIYEIANSGKTVFVTTHYMDEAEYCNRLSIMHKGKIIEMGTPADLKMKYGKDSIQDVFVELVG
- a CDS encoding ABC transporter ATP-binding protein, coding for MLPIISIKNFSKSYGKTKAVANLNIDIEKGELFGLIGPDGAGKTTTIRALVTLIAPDTGEIYVNNLDVSKDIRKIRSITGYMPQRFSLYPDLSVNQNLNFFAKLFEVPKKEIAERKKRLFQFSNLEPFAKRLAGQLSGGMKQKLALSCTLIHDPVVLILDEPTTGVDPVSRNEFWIILKELKNEGVTILVSTPYMDEALKCDRIAIMHEGVILACGNPETLTSRIDNNIYKLSGTDLISNIDPIAKITGIISVQSFGDSLHLTFPKNISAEKINEDIKDILKQNFDLTQIEPSVEDLFIALVEGNNVNGN
- a CDS encoding efflux RND transporter periplasmic adaptor subunit, producing the protein MINPNTRTGQFYFTERVLILLLFTACLFISSCNKNNNSSMKYTGIMDADITRVSSQAQGIITGLKFDEGMLVKNDQVLVNVETEKLGYQLDQNKALLEELKNQYNALLAQLEKAKFERDNIKVKYDRFLNLFKINAAVQQDVDDLKTQYGAANEQVNYIRSSIDAINSKAKQVKSASDIINKQLKDATITSPVTGTVLVRYVENGELLTTGSPVCDIADISTLWTKIYVEEKNLPFIKLGQKVQVKIDGIEDKTMEGRVSWISDQSEFTPKTILTEETKASLVYAAKVTVSNDDGILKIGMPVTVIVNRES